The genomic region TCATTACCTCCAAACACGTGGCACTCCATGTGTGCTACCTGGCGCTCTGATAATGGCTTGGCTCAGCTGTGGGTGGACGGCGTGCCAACCATCAAGAGATTCATCAAATCTGGACAGCCCATCAGAGGAAAGCCCAGCACCATTCTGGGTCAAGAACAAGACAGCTATGGTGGGGGCTTTGACGCAAATCAGTCGTTTATTGGTATGATTGGTAAAGTCCACATGTGGAACTATGTCATCCCTGACTCTGAGATAAAACGCTATGTGAAAGACAGATACTTCACCCCAGGCAATGTGTTCAACTGGAGGTCCCTGGATTATGTAATCGCAGGGCAGGTTTATGTGGAAGATGACCCAGATAGTGTGTAACATGGTGTAAAATAGTGAATGAATCGCTAGTCAGCACATTTGTTGCAACATCCACTATCATGTGAAAAATTTGATCTGTAGAGATTATTAAAATCTTTCTGGTTAATTAAAACTGTGGTTGTATTCCTTGTTGTACTGAGAAAACTCCCGATAACAGGTAATTAGACAACACTCGTGAATGAGGGGGATCAAAAGCAAGATTTAGAAAATATGtttaatcttttaaaatccGACATGAAAATATCACCACCACATAACTGAAACAtggcagggcgggggggggggggggggggggggggggacaggcagCACATGTTGCATGAGAAGGCATTTCCGTGACTCCtatatgtacatatacacaTTTTATACACAGTAGAAATATAGTAATTGAAGCATATAGGACAACCAGCGACGTTGGCTCGTGAGCCAGATGAACATTCATGTAAAAAAATGCATGGGAGCTGAACGACCCAGAATCATCATGGAGAGAATATATCTATCATATCACAATctaaacatgaaatataaaaagtcAAATTGTCAAATCGTCCCCCTTCACAGGCAACACACGCTATAAAGTTTTAGACATCCTTCTGTCAGTTTACAGTATACGTACAATCGTCTACATAACACAACTTTGTCATTTCAGCCTACAACCAgcaatcatattaataaatacaCTTCTTAGAGCTGAGAGGTGGCAGATTGTGGTTCATATTGCATTACTTCCAATATTTTGTAGTGTCAATGCTGAGTGCCCTTTAAGCACCGGAGGATAACGTTTGTCTTGTGCCACTGGAGTAGTACATTACAATTGTGCCGCAAGTGGTCTGCATCCAGCAATTACACAGTACCAaccattaaaaaagaaaaatgacaacaTAAAGCATCAAAAGTCAAGCAGCCACAAAAtataatctgattattttttttaatagtatttttcaGGGGAGTGTTTTTCTTTGGCGCGGTTTGACTCTCAACCAACTAAATACAACTTTAAACTGATCTGTTTTGAGGAAACCAGCATTTTATATTTCGGCATAATATCAGAACTAATCCATTTCAAGTACATTCGCCTAACTACACAAAGGGTGGTAAATAATGGGTTCTAAGAGCTACCACGACTGCAGCAAATTGAACTTCTCACAGGATTTCACGGGAATGTTGAGTTACCTCTTGAATTGTTTCAGGccaaagttaaaacaaaatttgataaacaaaaaataaatcttcagGGTCCAGGTTTATGTCAGAAACAGCCTATCAGACATGAAATAtttgaccaaaaaaaaacaaaaacaaaaaaaccacACATCCAGTTTAGTAATAGATTAAAAACACAGGTCAACCCAGTGTTATTACCATATAAAACATATCAGTTCAGGAGTGTCTTATTTCTTCTTCATGTCATCTGTACTGGATCCTGAACATTCACAGGAACTCCCTActcttttctttggtgccaTGGCTGGCTCTTCATACAAAAGTCTTCTGAATCCTCAACTGTGCATCAATGAGTCATTTTCCTTCTGTCTATATTCATAACTCacatttcctccctctctgctgcatgTGCTTAACGGACATGAAGATAAATTCATAAAATTAGATCATGTCTAAGATCTTGAGTTCTGCTACGATTCTAATCTTTGAATCGGAAATTACCTCTGGGGTAGAAAGTTTTCAGCAACATCCGGGGCTTGTTTAGTGCTTTAAACAATAAGATAGACACTTTGTGAAAATCCAGCTTAATTATGAACTGCAAAGTTAAAAGTTGAGTAAGACCAACTACAGAAAAACAGTTTTACACATGATTGGTAATATTGGTCCGAGAGTGGATGCGGCCGAGTGTCATTTCTGTAACCAGCAGAAATGAATGAGACCCAGATCTGTTCTGTCTGATGCCAGAAGAGTGACTGAACACTCAACATGGATGTGACCGAAAAGGGATTATTTTAGTGTTTGCATTAAAATAGGAAATTCCTTTTAAGCCCTGACACCTGATGAGTTGGTCCAGACATACAAATGGCAGTTTGATGACGTCAGCTGTAGTGATAAGGCAGGTTTCTCTGAACAACTACTACACGAACCTTTGAAAATGTCAGTTATACATCACGTTAGGGGCGGAGCAAACATCTAAAGGCACACGCATGACAGATAGTAGCTTGAATGTTACTGTTCTATTAACTTTATACCATATGACAGCATCTACTGTTCAGCAGCGCTGTCGACACCTCATCTTTCAGTGTTCATTTATACTACAGCACATATGGTCACATCAGAGGGGGAGATTTCCAGGGTTGTAATTATGTGATCTGCCATGTTAATAAGACACATTCTATGaaattagaaaaagaaaaaaaacgttaatGTACATTCAGCAACGGCAAGATCTGGTTGGACCTTTGCAGCACCACCGTGGCTTCCAGCAGAATATCTTGATCACAAAGCGTGAAACTATATTACAAATACTGTCCATCCACAATcagcaaaaaaactgaaatgcataCTTGATTGCAGAGTTGACAGCAGCAATTGTTGATTTGAACAATGACCACTGATAGCCCAGATTTCCCCCCAGACTCTTATGGAGAATTCGACTGCCTTCACCATCCACTGGTGACAAGGGGGCTTttttagtatttattttttattctatgtTTACCTTGCAGCAGTCCTGTTGCAAAGATGAAGGAGAACCCCTGCCAAAGCCATTCATAAGCTTCCAATTCAGGGTCCTTTATTTTGTCCCCAAGGTGTTAATAAAGACATGGATTTTTGGTGGCGGGGAAAGTCTCAGGCCCTACCGCACACTGGTTCCTCATTGTTCCAGTCCTTGCTTTAAACACCGCTGTGACCTCCTCTGCACCTCCAAGCATTATCCAATGACCCCTGTATATACTGTACGTATAGAGTGAGGAAACATCATC from Pleuronectes platessa chromosome 10, fPlePla1.1, whole genome shotgun sequence harbors:
- the LOC128449862 gene encoding C-reactive protein produces the protein MEKLLLLTVLLSTCFAEPIDLTGKVFVFSKESKVDHVSLITNHTQFNAVTVCLRFLTDVKRNYALFSLSTASHYNDLVLFKINSEDVIRMHAVDGGTDFLSLSLPPNTWHSMCATWRSDNGLAQLWVDGVPTIKRFIKSGQPIRGKPSTILGQEQDSYGGGFDANQSFIGMIGKVHMWNYVIPDSEIKRYVKDRYFTPGNVFNWRSLDYVIAGQVYVEDDPDSV